The window CAATTGCCGTAAAGCTGAGACCTAGAATTAACAAGCCCGATAAAAGATCCTTTTTTCTCAAATTAACCCCTCCGGTTCATATTTTCAATGGGTACTAACATTTTCAGACTAGTGGCATCTCACATAGAAAATCAGCCTTTTACAGATCCCAGCATCACCCCTTTTGCAAAATGTTTTTGAAGAAACGGATACACAATTAAAATAGGAACGGTAGCTAAAAGAATTGCTGCCATTTGAACCGTTTCAGGCGGCGGCAAGGATTCCATCATTTCATGGCCGCCAAGAGCGGCATTGGGTTCGTTAACTATAACAATTTGTCTGAGGATAACCTGGATAGGCCACATTGCCGGATCACTCAAGTACAATACTCCGGTAAAGTAGCTATTCCAGTGGCTGACTGCGTAAAAGAGACCAAAGGCTGCAATTGCAGGCTTGGACAATGGCAAAATGATTTTAGCAAATATTTGCAAATCATTTGCCCCATCAATGACTGCAGCTTCTGTCAGCTCTTCAGGAATTCCCATAAAAAACTGTCTCATGATAATTAAATTGTATGGACTGATTGCTACAGGGATTATCAAGGCCCACCAAGTATTAAGCAGACCAGTTTCCTTTACAATCATGTAGGTTGGAATCATACCGGCAGAAAATAACATTGTAAAAAGAACAAGGAAGAGGAGAATCCGTTGCCCGGATATCTTTCGGGTCAACGCATAAGCCATTGTTGATGTAAAAAACAAGTTTACAAATGTTCCCACAACTGTAATATAAATCGTTACAAAGATAGAGCGGATGAATTGATCGGAGCCAAGAATATATGTATAGGCATCCGTTACCCATTCCTTTGGCCATAGAAAAAAGTCATTCTCCAGGAAATCGCTCAAAGTTGAAAATGAGACTGCAAATATATAGAGAAAAGGTAATACCATAGCTGCGGCAATAATGAGAAGTAAAATATTGTTTGCACCGTCAAAGATTTTTTCACCCGTTGTTCCTTTATACAAGCAACTCCCCCCATTTCATATCAATATAGGCCTTCTTCCCCGAAACGCTTGGCAAGCTTGTTAGCGAGTACTACCAAAATCAATCCAATAACTCCCTTGAATAAACCAACGGCTGTGGCAAAACTATAATTCGCCTGTTGAATCCCCTTAAAATAAACAAATGTATCAAGGACATTGCCAGATTCCATATTGAAGGGGTTCAGCATCAAAAAGATTTGTTCAAACCCGCTGTCCATCACGGTGCCCAGACGCAAGATTAATAGAATGATAATCGTGCTCTTCAATGCAGGAAGAGTGATATGCCATATTTGCCTCCAGCGGTTCGCGCCATCCATCACCGCTGCTTCATACAGGTGAGGGCTTATACCAGAAAGAGCTGCAAGGAAAATGATAGTTCCCCAGCCCGATTCCTTCCAAATAATCTGTAATACTATTAAAGGTTTAAACCAGGCAGGGTCGGTTAAGAAGGGAAGCGCTTCCATTTTAAATGCATCATTCAAAAAATTGTTGACAATCCCTTCACTTCTTAAAAAGATGACGGTAATACCAACTACGACTACCCATGATAGAAAATGGGGCATATAGACAATGGACTGAAGGAATCTTTTGTATACCTGGTTTCTTAATTCGTTTAGCATTAAGGCGAGCAAAATGGAGATTGGAAAGGCGAATATGATTTGGAGCAATGAAATTTGTAAGGTGTTCCATACTACCCGGATGACCTCGGGATCTTCAAAAATAAGTTTAAAATATTTCATGCCCACCCAAGGGCTGTCTGCAAAGCCGCGAAACGGGCTGTAATCTTTAAATGCCAGTAAAAGGCCGGCCATTGGAATATAGCGATAAATCAAGAAAAACAAAACTCCTGGGAGAAGCAGCAAGATCAAGTATCGGTCGCGCCATAGTTTGTTTTTAAGTTTGCTTAATTTGGTATCAGGCTGTGGTTTATTTTGAATGACTAGGGAAGGATTTTGTTCTGAGTTTTTCTTTACCTCCAATATCCAACTCCCCTTTCCTATGTATTTATCAATTGCCATCGTCTCTTTAATACATGTATACGACATGTATTTATAATGAAACAATAATACAAATTTTATGAAAATTCAATGCTTATTTTATGAATCTGGTGATTTTTTCTACTCCCAGGCTTTTTTATCTAGAAGTTCAAAGAGACGACATGATAGAAACATTAAGGGAAGGGCAATTAAGCTCCCCCCAAAAAAAGGAAGCAATCCGGGGATTTTCATCAGTAAATAATAAGGGAAGTAAAATCCCAGAGCCATAAAAACAGAATATAATGGATTGGATACGGTGATTAGAACCGTGTTCCTTATGTACTGAAGAATAGTTAATTTAAATTGGACATAAACAGGGAAAGCAAAAAGAAGTGCTGCAAGATAGACTGCGCCAAGTAAAAAAAAGAAATAGGCAAGAATGGTTGACCATAAAGCGGGAATTCCCCGGAAGAATTGAAGGTCTACATACAGAATTCCTCCAATGATGACCCACGAATACCCATATACGTTCGATTTTAAAAACTCTCTGCGGTATTCCTCCTTGAAATGTGAAAACAAAGGCACGTCAAGATTTCCCTCTATATGCCATTTTCGAATCACTGAAAACATGGCAACAGTGGAAGGGAAAAAGCCAGCAATCCCTGCTCCCAGGGCAATTCCCGCCAGCCATACGATATTAAGGTAAGCCAGCTTCATTCCCCAATTTCCGAAGCGGTATAAACTTCCCTTCCATCCTGTAAATTCCATACTCCTGCACCCTTTCCACACATCCACCTCAAATAGGACACTTGAGAATATAATCCTATTTTACTCAGAGTTTTCCAATATGCCAGATTACCTAATTATCTCAATTTCACTTCTACCCTCAGGCAAATCAAGCACTAGCTCCCCTTTTTCCGGAAGGTTAACAAACTGGTTTGCTTCGGCTACAGCACCGTTGATCATTACCCTTGAAGGTTCGCTGATAAAAAAAGAAACCTTTGTCCGCTGCTTTGCTTCCACCGTTCCCGTTGCTCCTGCTTCATGGAAATGGACGGATACACAAACAGTTCCGCTGGCGTGAAAAACAGCAGTTTTATTCACTAGTAATTGGTTGCCATTTATCAAGGTGTATTTTAAAGGTTCAGCATCTTCCTGCCTGAGTGAAACCCATCCCTGTTCACCCATTAACTCTACTATTTTATCTCTGGATGATTGATAAGCAGTATACCGGTCCTCATTAGTCAACATGTAATCGATAAGCGACTGGGACGCATCTTCCACCTTCAATTCGAACATTGCACCTGAATGGATGACACGGCAGGTTAATCGATTTCCGTCAGCACCATGAACATCCTCTGGCTGAATCAAAACAACCTGATAGCCAACTTCATCGGAACCATTCACTGACACTTCAAGGCAGGATCCATACCTCTCAGCGCCCGGATACTGGCTGATAGTTTTAGCGGTATCTGGCGGATAGCATATGGTTAGCGCCACGGCTGCGTGCTCCCCAATTAACCGTATCGTGTTTTCTGATGTCTCATCCCGTGGATGTAATTCCTTCCCCCCAGCCTGAATGGCTGCTGGGGTATGGTACAGGAAGGAAAGTCTGCTATCCTTCTTTTTCTTAACGGCCCTATCAACAATGAGAAAATATCGCCTATCCAGGTGGATTATTTTCCGTTCCCACTGTGAAATTCCTTTATCATAAGCATCGCCGGCTTCCCCGATGACATAAGAGAAGTCCTTGGAAGTAAACCACCCTGTTAAATTGCCTCCGCCTCTTTGTATCTGGCCTCTGCCGTCAACAAGCATACTGTTATGGCCAATCGTTCCCAGGGTGAATTCCCTCCTCGGACCTTCCACGTAGTCCTGATAGCCAGGATTTGTAATAAGCCATTCACCTGCAGCATGCAGGATGAAGTTGTTCTGGTCATAATGGTTATGGTCCTTTGCAGACTGGCTCGACGAAAACGCAAGAAAATGGTCTCCTTGCTTCCATCCGCTTCTGAAAGCAGCCCAGCCAATAAGCGGGAATACCTTTGAAGGACGGCCCTTGTAGAAACTCTCAGGCTCAACCGGCGCCGGTATTTTTTTCAAATCTATTAATATATCGAATTTCGGTTCAAAGTATCGATGAATGTACCAGCTTGATAATCTGTTACCTGTGTTGGATGCCAGTACTGACATTAAATAATAAAGGTCAAGATCATAAAAGGAGTCCGAGAAATTGACAAAACCCGGCTTATTTCCCGTACCTAGCAAATAAATAAAAAGATCGGGAAGTTGGCGGAAATAGTCATGTTTGATAAGATCGTCGTTTCCGGTTGACCGTTTCAAAATGTCAGCTGCCAGCAAAATATGTCGGGCAGCGACGTTCAAATATAACAAGCCCTCAATCTCGGGATCACTCAGCCGATTGTCCAGGTACCTGCTTATATACCCAAATGAATTTGTCAGAAATGGTTTTATTTCATCATGGTTGCTTCCATCTAGAATCGCCAGCGAGCCAATCATCATCGCAACACGCTTTGATGCAATAATATTATGGCTATCAAAATTCAGAAAATCTATTTCGAGAGGCTTAAGCCCCCTTTGAAAAATCGCATGTTCAATTATTTGTTTTTCTTCGTTCGTAAGAGTAGTAAAGATGGCATCATACCCTATAGCCATACCTATTGTGAAATGGGCAATGCTTAAATTGCCTTCTGCTCCTCTGTCCCCGAATTCAAACCACTTCGCAAATTTTGTTATGGACAAAAGATATTCCTTAACCTTTAAGGCAAATCTCTCTTCCCCTGTCATTCCGTAAGCAAATGACAGAACCTTGATCCTCTCTTCAATTGCCCTGGAGTACATGGTCCAAAATGGAAAATCTATATAGCCGGGCGGGTCCCCAACAGGTTCAAGCTGAACAAGGGGCAGTGGGATGTCTAGTACCACATTGCAGCTGGGATAGTGAACAGAAAATCCCTGTTCACTGGAATATTTCTCAGCAAGAAGTTCCACACTGCTCCATATCTCGTCAAACCGGATGGTGCTCCCTGTTCCATTGGCATTTAAGCGAGACTTAATTTCGGATATTTCTCCCTCATTGAACAAAACTCTTGGATGAGGCCTTACAGTTTCTATGAACCAATTTGTACCCATACATCCATCAAATCCTTTCTGAAGCAAAGGGTCGAAGGGCGGTTCCAGCAACAAGAAAAACCTCTTACTATTCGACCCTAGGCGGCTTATGTGATGGCCATTTCCTGATTCAGAAGCATATCAATTCTTTTGCATGAATCCTCGGGCGTTTCCATATTGGCCCAAAGCAGGTGAAGTTCATTTTCAATAAGTTCCAGTTCCTTAATTGTTACATTTAATTCTCTCATTGTCACTGCATGGGGCATTATATCCTTAAACGCATTGTAGTGAGTGGGATGCACTCCAGGCTGAAGTAAATAATTATCTTCCGCTACAAATCGGAGGACAGGGATTGTACAGCCATTCTGTTTAAGCATCGCTTGGGCTTCAGTACTGATCATATAGCTTATCAGAGCCTGGGCAGCCTCCTTCATGGTGCTATTAGCATTCACTCCGAGCCCGCCGCCAAGGAGCAATGTGCCTTGTTTAGCGCGTTTAGGCGGCGGCAGGATATCCCATTTAATTTTATGATCTCTGAACTCGTTCATAAAATAATAGGTTGTAAGGATCATCCCGGCCCTTTCCCGCATGAATAGATTTTCGGCAAGGTCGTTGCTGCCATGTGAAAATATTGGGGATACCTGATGCTTATACATTAGATCAACGCAATATTGGAGCGCTTCAATATTTTCCTTGCTGTTCATAACTGACTTTGAACGGTCATCAGTCATAAATCGTCCTTGATTTTGTAAAAGGAAGACAGGCCAACGATTCGATGATGCAGAAAAACAAAAGCCATATTGATCGATTAAATTGTTCCCGTCAAGGTCCCTAGTATTTTGGCGGGCAATTTCAAGCAGTTGATTCCATGTATCCATCGTAAAGTTTTCGGGAACACCTGCTTGGTCAAACATTTTTTTGTTATAGCAGATCATGACAGGTGAAAATACGAAAGGCGTAACGAGGACTTTGTTTTGATAGGTAAACATATCAAAGACCTTTTTATAGCTATCCTTTTCGGGATCAAAGTGATCAGGTAGAAAAGGTTCTATAATATCAAGGCGTTCTGTTTCTACAAGCTGGCGAAAGTGGTAATCAGAAACCATAAAAACATCCGGGCCATTATCTGTATCAATAGATTTGGTTAAATTATAGATATATTGACTATTTGGCATAACCTGCAAATCAACCTTTATAAAGGGATTCAGCTGTTCAAACCTCTCAATAATCTGCTCGACAATCTCTATTTCATATGAATCAGAAAACCAGCCGAGCGTGAGGGTTTGCTTTTGGGTATCGTGGGGAATTGTTACCCGATTTCCCTTTCCCGGGATTTTTTCAATCAGGCCCTCCTCAACGAGCTGAGCCAGAGCTTTTCGGATTGAAACCCTGCTTAAGTCATATTCTTTGCTTAATGTATTTTCAGGAAGAATAAACTCGCCTGGTTTAATTAAACCAGAAATAATTTCTTCCTTTAATTCGTGGATAAATTTATTATATCGGTCTTCAAAATCACTTTTTCTTTTAAGCATATATACAGCTCCCATACAGCATGATAACCCTTATTTTAGTTGAGTTATATAGGTTTTGCAAAACCCTTTTCCTTGCCGCCTTAATCCTCATTCGCATACAGCCAGTGATCAAGGAAAGAATAAGCAAGCTCTCTAATTTCAGGAGGGAAATCATGGCCTGAATTACCGATTAATGAAACAAATTTTCCCTCTTCGCCCAGCCAGCTATATAATGCAGCCAAATCAGCCAGCCCCTGGGCGGCCGGCTGCCAATGCGGGAAAATCTTGTCACTCTGTCCCATCCAGAAAAATAGCGGAATTGGTGCGGCCAGAGCAGCTATTTCATTAAATTCATAGGGGACTTTTCCATTGTTAATATACTCGCTTATTCTTGGGATATGGGAAAACCAGTCCCGCTTTCCCCATCTATGGGTTTCAGGATCACCGGCAAAAGTCGAGAAGCCGCAGCTGCAGACAGCAGCCTTAATCCTCGAATCTATCCCGGCCAGAAAATAAGCGTTATAACCGCCCAAGGAATGCCCAATCGCGCCTATTTTCTCTGAATTTACCAGATTTATAGTTTCAAGAAGAGAAATCCCTTGCCTATGATCCGAAATCATCTTTGCAACGGCAGACCATTCGGGGTGCTGATTATAAAATGGGGCTGTATGGAACGGTTTCTCGTTCGGGAGAATCCGTTCGCCTGCTGTAATCGTATCAGGGGCCAGTACAATATAGCCCCTTCTCACAAGCTCTCGTGCGTAGGTGCGATTTTCCCTTCCAGACGAGAGGGAGATATCATTCTTCCCAACCTCACTGGTCGGATGAAGGGCAAGTACAGCCGGATAAGTATTTCCACCAGTATTCCCACCCTGAAACAACAAGTGCTTTATATCCTCTTCGGCCAACAACTTATGACTAGGTTCCCCTTCCACAGGGACTAGTATATTAGCTGGAACCCAGTCGGCATGAACGGAGGAATAACGGACTTTGATTAGCAAATGATCATCAAATATAACCCAGGAAACAATATCTACTTCAACTTCTACAAGTGGCGGGATTCCCCCGATGGACTCCAGCCATACGTTTAAAATCGATTCTCTTTTTCTCCTCCATTGGTCGAGTGTGCTGACATTTTTAAGCAAAGGAGGAATTCCGGACGAGGCCATTTCTGTTAAGGAGTACAAACTCTCATCTCCAATTGGTTTTATAGTCATTCAAGGACAAGGCTAACCGCTACTCCATTTCGGCATATATGCTGCAGAGATGGCTGCCGCTTCCGTAAAAAATCCTGCCTTCATAAATGGCTATCCCACTTGTTGCATGAAAGGGCAAGGACATGTTAATATTCGGTTCCAGTAAAGCCCCTTCTTGTATCCTGATAGACAAAACCGCCTTGTTCAGCAGGACAAACAGAGTGCTGGAGGAGCGCTCGAACGCAAATCCATTCCGCACTATAGTACCGCAATCGGAAACATCCTTTTGATAAAGAACTTCCTGTGTAAATGGATTGCAGACAAAGTAAAGGCTTTTGTCTGTTAGGCAATGGGCTCTATCGAACGGGTCGACAAAGATTTGGGCAATTTCACGTGCTCCTGCAATAGGGACAAAACTAACCGTCAGTTTTTGCAACTTCCGATCAAAGAGATACAAGCGGGCTTCTTTTTCAGATGTTCTAGCCCCTCCAGGGGTATCAATGCTGGTACCCCCCAGTATCTCTCCCGTTTTCATTTCACCAAGGCTGATTGTGCTTTGATTAGGAACCAGCCGGTCATGGGTAATAACAATATTCTTTTGTGTTTCCACATTGTATATACCAAGACCGCCGCCAATCATGCCATAACCAGGGAATCCGCCCCATGCGATATGTTGATTGTCCCTTAAGGAAATTGCACAGCGTGGCCGATGAATATCCTCGGTCCGAAGGAGTAGACTTGGGTTTTTCCCCTGCACAATAGGCTGCTTCAAATCAAAGCTATACAGCTTGCCACCTGCATAGGCAACGCCAATCATGTAACCACCCTGGGAGGCATAGGCTGGTATGTTTCCGCCTCCACCTTCTTCAATGACCTCGCCACCGTAATTAGCTATCTCCCCTGATATGAAATCATAGCGAAAAAACTGCAGCGGATGCATCGATGTTCCGTATAGATACCCTTCAGGGCTGCTATACAAGGTTGATAAAGCTGCCCCGTCCGAATGATACAGTAGTTTTCTCCGTTTTGGCAGTCCAATTTCTTTATTCAGAAAAACGGCATATCCCTCCGAGAGGCTATATGAGAGAACTCTATACTCCGCTTCATTATTCCTGTGGACTTTTTGGAAACCACTGCCGGAAAAATGGGAGGAAGGCAGCTCGGTATCGCTTATTTCCTGGTGAGTACCTTCGGTGAATGTTAGCCACCTGGAAGAATGGTTCACTTCCCTCATATCATTGGCTTGCCAATGCCCGTAAACCGCATTGTCCGTACCCAGGTAAACATACCCAGCTCCTTTATTCCGTTCGGACTTGGGGACGAGGCTTTTTTTTATGCCTTTTACAGGATGGAAAGCGACAATGTCTTTATGCTCGGTACCTATCCCGATATAAACCCATCCCTCCCCATCCACCGCAAGGCTTCCCGCGTATTTTTCAACCGGGTCCACGGAACCGTAATCAACGATTTCCTTGCTTTCAGGGCTGTACCGCAGCAAATGGCAATGGGGGTAAGAAGTAAAGTAAATAAACCCTTGGCGGTCTTCCGCAAAGCTGAAGCCAACAATTTCTTCCCCATTATCAATAGCCTTAGAGAAAACAAAACCTTCCTCCAAAAAGGGGTCAAGAACCAAAAGCATATTTCCGGCACCAGTATAAAAAAGCCCTTTGCTACTAAAAGAGGAATAAGGGTACTCTTTGTTGCCATCCGGGAATAAAACCTGCCTCGAAGCTCCAGTTTCAGGGTCTACAATCAATGCAAATCCTTTCGCAGCTATGACAAACCTCGTCTGGCCCTCCTTGATGCAAAAAGCGGCAGTCCTTTCCTCTTCAGCCTGAACCGGAATTCCGTGGTCCATAAATAGCGAGCTTCTCCCCAATGACGTTCCTCCTTTCTACTGTGATAAATCTCGGAAAAAAGGGCCTGCCCTTCTTAACGGGCATAATAAGCGGCAACTTTTTGAATAGCCCCAATCATTTCCTCAACGTCCCCATCCGTATAAAATTCATTAAGGTTAACGCGAATCGCAGTCCCAAGGATATGTTCCGCGTTAGGGCAGCTGCCTGGCGAATAATCATAAGAATCCTGGTCAAAAGGAAAATGGCTGTTTTTATAGGCATGTTGATTCTGAAACAAAGCCTGAGCATAAAGAACCTTTGGAATATAGCCGGCCTGATTTGGAATGCCTTCCGCTTCGAGGGCTTCGGAAAACTCCTCTCTGGAGCAGGTCAGTTCATCCAAATTCAATGTAAACATATAAAACCAATAGCTGCACCAGCCGCCTTCGGTTATTTTCATAGGATTTATGCCTTTTAATCCGTTCAACCCCTGATTCAGTCTCTCGCCTAGCTGATTCCGCCTTGTGCAAATCCAGTCGAGCTTCTTAAGCTGCGCTATGCCGACAGCCCCCTGCAGCTCGGTCATCCGGTAATTCGGTGCCAGGTATTCCAAATCTTTTGTTACCGAACTGCCATGCCGTTGATAGTTTTTATCCGCAAAGGCATGTGTCGTGTAGTAATCTTTCTCATCTCCCGAGTTTACCGTAACAATGCCGCCATCCCCAGTTGAGATATGCTTAAAATCGTTTGTGCTGAAACAGCCATAATCACCGATTGTCCCAGTGAGTTTTCCTTTGTACGTTGTAAGATAGCTTTGGGCACAATCTTCTATCACCTTAAGATTATATTTTTTTGCAACCTCCATTATTGAATCCATTTCGCACGGGTTCCCTGCCAGATGGACTACAAGGATTGCTTTGGTTCTCTTCGTAATCTGTTTTTCAATGCTTTCAGCTGTAAGATTATAGCTATGGGGATCCAGATCGGCAAAGACCGGGACAGCATTTTGATAGAGTATCCCAATGATTGTGCCTTGATCTGTAATCGGGCTTGTAATGACCTCGTCGCCCACCGTCACTCCGGCAGCTCCAAGTGCTATATGGAGGGCAGCTGTCCCTGATGAGGCAGCGACGCTGTATTTAACATTGTAGAGATCATTAAAATCGGAGAGAAAGCGCTTAACCTTGTTTCCAAAGTGATAAAACAGTGTGTTCTGTTCCAGTGCCTCCAGTAATTCCCTGGCTTCCTCCAGCCCGAATCGTTTTCCCGTACCAAATGGAGTTGTTTTTACCTTTTGCCCCCCGTTAATTGCCAAGTGGGTGTCCGTATTA is drawn from Bacillus sp. FJAT-18017 and contains these coding sequences:
- a CDS encoding heparinase II/III domain-containing protein, whose amino-acid sequence is MGTNWFIETVRPHPRVLFNEGEISEIKSRLNANGTGSTIRFDEIWSSVELLAEKYSSEQGFSVHYPSCNVVLDIPLPLVQLEPVGDPPGYIDFPFWTMYSRAIEERIKVLSFAYGMTGEERFALKVKEYLLSITKFAKWFEFGDRGAEGNLSIAHFTIGMAIGYDAIFTTLTNEEKQIIEHAIFQRGLKPLEIDFLNFDSHNIIASKRVAMMIGSLAILDGSNHDEIKPFLTNSFGYISRYLDNRLSDPEIEGLLYLNVAARHILLAADILKRSTGNDDLIKHDYFRQLPDLFIYLLGTGNKPGFVNFSDSFYDLDLYYLMSVLASNTGNRLSSWYIHRYFEPKFDILIDLKKIPAPVEPESFYKGRPSKVFPLIGWAAFRSGWKQGDHFLAFSSSQSAKDHNHYDQNNFILHAAGEWLITNPGYQDYVEGPRREFTLGTIGHNSMLVDGRGQIQRGGGNLTGWFTSKDFSYVIGEAGDAYDKGISQWERKIIHLDRRYFLIVDRAVKKKKDSRLSFLYHTPAAIQAGGKELHPRDETSENTIRLIGEHAAVALTICYPPDTAKTISQYPGAERYGSCLEVSVNGSDEVGYQVVLIQPEDVHGADGNRLTCRVIHSGAMFELKVEDASQSLIDYMLTNEDRYTAYQSSRDKIVELMGEQGWVSLRQEDAEPLKYTLINGNQLLVNKTAVFHASGTVCVSVHFHEAGATGTVEAKQRTKVSFFISEPSRVMINGAVAEANQFVNLPEKGELVLDLPEGRSEIEIIR
- a CDS encoding carbohydrate ABC transporter permease; the encoded protein is MYKGTTGEKIFDGANNILLLIIAAAMVLPFLYIFAVSFSTLSDFLENDFFLWPKEWVTDAYTYILGSDQFIRSIFVTIYITVVGTFVNLFFTSTMAYALTRKISGQRILLFLVLFTMLFSAGMIPTYMIVKETGLLNTWWALIIPVAISPYNLIIMRQFFMGIPEELTEAAVIDGANDLQIFAKIILPLSKPAIAAFGLFYAVSHWNSYFTGVLYLSDPAMWPIQVILRQIVIVNEPNAALGGHEMMESLPPPETVQMAAILLATVPILIVYPFLQKHFAKGVMLGSVKG
- a CDS encoding DegT/DnrJ/EryC1/StrS family aminotransferase — translated: MINTDTHLAINGGQKVKTTPFGTGKRFGLEEARELLEALEQNTLFYHFGNKVKRFLSDFNDLYNVKYSVAASSGTAALHIALGAAGVTVGDEVITSPITDQGTIIGILYQNAVPVFADLDPHSYNLTAESIEKQITKRTKAILVVHLAGNPCEMDSIMEVAKKYNLKVIEDCAQSYLTTYKGKLTGTIGDYGCFSTNDFKHISTGDGGIVTVNSGDEKDYYTTHAFADKNYQRHGSSVTKDLEYLAPNYRMTELQGAVGIAQLKKLDWICTRRNQLGERLNQGLNGLKGINPMKITEGGWCSYWFYMFTLNLDELTCSREEFSEALEAEGIPNQAGYIPKVLYAQALFQNQHAYKNSHFPFDQDSYDYSPGSCPNAEHILGTAIRVNLNEFYTDGDVEEMIGAIQKVAAYYAR
- a CDS encoding alpha/beta hydrolase family protein, whose protein sequence is MYSLTEMASSGIPPLLKNVSTLDQWRRKRESILNVWLESIGGIPPLVEVEVDIVSWVIFDDHLLIKVRYSSVHADWVPANILVPVEGEPSHKLLAEEDIKHLLFQGGNTGGNTYPAVLALHPTSEVGKNDISLSSGRENRTYARELVRRGYIVLAPDTITAGERILPNEKPFHTAPFYNQHPEWSAVAKMISDHRQGISLLETINLVNSEKIGAIGHSLGGYNAYFLAGIDSRIKAAVCSCGFSTFAGDPETHRWGKRDWFSHIPRISEYINNGKVPYEFNEIAALAAPIPLFFWMGQSDKIFPHWQPAAQGLADLAALYSWLGEEGKFVSLIGNSGHDFPPEIRELAYSFLDHWLYANED
- a CDS encoding ABC transporter permease, encoding MQNKPQPDTKLSKLKNKLWRDRYLILLLLPGVLFFLIYRYIPMAGLLLAFKDYSPFRGFADSPWVGMKYFKLIFEDPEVIRVVWNTLQISLLQIIFAFPISILLALMLNELRNQVYKRFLQSIVYMPHFLSWVVVVGITVIFLRSEGIVNNFLNDAFKMEALPFLTDPAWFKPLIVLQIIWKESGWGTIIFLAALSGISPHLYEAAVMDGANRWRQIWHITLPALKSTIIILLILRLGTVMDSGFEQIFLMLNPFNMESGNVLDTFVYFKGIQQANYSFATAVGLFKGVIGLILVVLANKLAKRFGEEGLY
- a CDS encoding extracellular solute-binding protein: MLKRKSDFEDRYNKFIHELKEEIISGLIKPGEFILPENTLSKEYDLSRVSIRKALAQLVEEGLIEKIPGKGNRVTIPHDTQKQTLTLGWFSDSYEIEIVEQIIERFEQLNPFIKVDLQVMPNSQYIYNLTKSIDTDNGPDVFMVSDYHFRQLVETERLDIIEPFLPDHFDPEKDSYKKVFDMFTYQNKVLVTPFVFSPVMICYNKKMFDQAGVPENFTMDTWNQLLEIARQNTRDLDGNNLIDQYGFCFSASSNRWPVFLLQNQGRFMTDDRSKSVMNSKENIEALQYCVDLMYKHQVSPIFSHGSNDLAENLFMRERAGMILTTYYFMNEFRDHKIKWDILPPPKRAKQGTLLLGGGLGVNANSTMKEAAQALISYMISTEAQAMLKQNGCTIPVLRFVAEDNYLLQPGVHPTHYNAFKDIMPHAVTMRELNVTIKELELIENELHLLWANMETPEDSCKRIDMLLNQEMAIT
- a CDS encoding YesL family protein, with product MEFTGWKGSLYRFGNWGMKLAYLNIVWLAGIALGAGIAGFFPSTVAMFSVIRKWHIEGNLDVPLFSHFKEEYRREFLKSNVYGYSWVIIGGILYVDLQFFRGIPALWSTILAYFFFLLGAVYLAALLFAFPVYVQFKLTILQYIRNTVLITVSNPLYSVFMALGFYFPYYLLMKIPGLLPFFGGSLIALPLMFLSCRLFELLDKKAWE